Proteins found in one Flavobacteriales bacterium genomic segment:
- a CDS encoding NUDIX hydrolase produces MLPMQNIKLAVDAVVFGYKEKMLHILLIKQKFGEQKGKWALPGGFVKDEESLPSAVVRELQEETGVSISFLEQLYTFGSIDRDPRGRVVSVAHLGLINPSNFVIKADTDASDACWFTLDDIPNLAFDHKDIIQVGLERLRSKIRYQPIGFELLDREFPFSDLEQLYHVILGEDIDRRNFRKKLLSYDFIKDTNKKNVNKPGRPAKIYCFDKEVYERLERSGFYLEIKFV; encoded by the coding sequence ATGTTACCAATGCAAAATATTAAGCTTGCTGTAGATGCTGTTGTTTTTGGATATAAAGAGAAGATGTTGCATATCCTTTTAATCAAGCAAAAATTTGGTGAGCAAAAAGGAAAATGGGCACTTCCTGGTGGATTTGTTAAGGATGAAGAGTCGCTTCCATCTGCTGTAGTAAGAGAGCTACAAGAAGAAACAGGAGTTTCTATTTCTTTTCTTGAACAGTTATATACCTTTGGGTCAATAGATAGAGACCCTAGAGGTAGAGTCGTGTCGGTTGCTCATCTAGGATTAATTAATCCTTCAAACTTTGTGATTAAAGCAGATACGGATGCCAGTGATGCGTGTTGGTTTACACTTGATGATATTCCAAATTTAGCATTTGACCACAAAGATATTATCCAAGTAGGTTTAGAGCGTTTACGTAGCAAAATTCGATATCAACCAATAGGGTTTGAGCTTTTGGATCGTGAATTTCCTTTTTCGGATCTTGAGCAGTTGTATCATGTTATACTAGGTGAAGATATCGATAGAAGAAATTTTAGAAAAAAGCTTTTAAGTTATGACTTTATTAAGGATACGAATAAAAAAAATGTAAACAAACCTGGTCGTCCTGCTAAAATTTATTGCTTTGATAAAGAGGTTTATGAGAGATTAGAGCGTAGTGGATTTTACTTAGAAATAAAGTTTGTGTAA
- the prs gene encoding ribose-phosphate diphosphokinase encodes MILNLDTNFKPFGENNALVYESFVFPGGEPHIRIVSDLSLIDKVLITIRACNFQDMGLLLVAVDALRRSNVADIELFIPYLPGARQDRVVVNGEPLTSSVYACLINSMSFSKVTIFDPHSDVAPALIDRCNIIDNRSFAKRVMNEIGSIPLLVAPDAGSIKKVNKIVTDVESRNPIYCLKKRDLKTGKLNGFQVIADDLEGKDCLIIDDICDGGGTFIGIAKELKKKNAGKLFLAVSHGIFSKGFDVLFEHYEKVFYTNSFADFSYESKRLVQIELSNILK; translated from the coding sequence ATGATATTGAACTTAGATACAAATTTTAAGCCCTTTGGAGAAAATAATGCTCTTGTGTATGAGAGTTTTGTTTTTCCTGGTGGTGAACCACATATACGTATTGTATCAGACCTTAGTTTGATTGATAAAGTTTTGATTACAATAAGAGCTTGTAATTTTCAAGATATGGGGCTGTTGCTAGTTGCTGTGGATGCACTAAGGAGAAGTAATGTTGCTGATATTGAATTATTTATACCTTATCTACCCGGTGCTAGGCAGGATAGGGTTGTTGTGAATGGAGAGCCATTAACATCTAGTGTGTATGCATGTCTTATAAATTCTATGTCTTTCAGTAAAGTAACGATTTTTGATCCGCATTCCGATGTAGCTCCTGCGCTTATTGATCGTTGTAATATTATAGATAATAGAAGTTTTGCAAAGCGAGTGATGAATGAAATAGGAAGTATTCCTTTACTTGTGGCTCCAGATGCAGGTTCTATCAAAAAAGTTAATAAGATTGTGACTGATGTTGAAAGTCGAAACCCAATTTATTGTTTAAAAAAAAGAGATTTAAAGACAGGAAAGCTCAACGGTTTTCAGGTGATTGCTGATGATTTAGAAGGAAAAGACTGTTTGATTATTGATGATATTTGTGATGGGGGAGGAACTTTTATAGGTATTGCAAAAGAATTGAAAAAGAAAAATGCTGGAAAGTTATTTTTAGCTGTGAGTCATGGAATATTTAGTAAAGGTTTTGATGTATTATTTGAACATTACGAGAAGGTGTTTTACACAAACTCTTTTGCTGATTTCTCTTATGAAAGCAAGCGTCTTGTTCAAATAGAGTTGTCTAATATTTTAAAATAG
- a CDS encoding nicotinate phosphoribosyltransferase, translating to MNSLLMTDGYKVDHRRQYPEGTTLVYSNWTPRKSRISGVDKVVFFGLQYFIKKYMIEDFNKNFFNLPKEEITKQYQRRINNYLGENNVGIDHIEALHDLGYLPIVIKALPEGALVPLRVPMLTIFNTKPEFFWLTNYFETILSTTIWMMCNSATIAREYRGILQKYAEITSSNLDFVDWQGHDFSMRGMAGVEASMMSSSGHLLSFFGTDTIPAIDFLENYYLANSDEEIIGGSVPATEHSVMCMGTNADEQGTFKRLITEVYPTGVVSIVSDTWDLWKVLTEYLPNLKKEVLARDGKVVIRPDSGDPVDILCGNPDGDSEEVRKGVVELLWDTFGGHINKKGFKELNSQIGAIYGDSITLERAENICERLKNKGFASTNVVLGIGSFTYQYNTRDTFGFAMKATYGEVKGAAREIYKNPITDDGTKTSAKGLLHVSQVNGVYKLVDQVSWEEENKGALKEVYRDGELLTEWSLKGIRERLKRTY from the coding sequence ATGAATTCATTATTGATGACAGATGGTTACAAAGTAGATCATCGAAGACAATATCCAGAAGGAACAACCTTGGTTTATTCAAACTGGACACCAAGAAAAAGTAGAATATCGGGAGTGGATAAAGTGGTGTTTTTTGGTTTGCAATATTTTATCAAAAAATATATGATTGAAGATTTTAATAAAAATTTTTTCAATTTGCCCAAAGAAGAAATAACAAAGCAATATCAAAGAAGGATTAATAACTATTTGGGAGAAAATAATGTGGGGATTGATCATATAGAGGCATTGCATGATCTTGGATATCTTCCGATCGTTATAAAAGCGCTTCCTGAGGGTGCTCTTGTTCCACTTCGAGTTCCAATGCTTACTATTTTTAATACCAAGCCTGAGTTTTTTTGGCTAACGAATTATTTTGAAACGATACTCTCAACAACTATTTGGATGATGTGTAATTCGGCTACTATTGCAAGAGAATATAGAGGGATTTTACAGAAATATGCAGAAATTACATCTTCCAATTTAGATTTTGTCGATTGGCAAGGGCATGATTTTTCAATGCGAGGTATGGCAGGTGTTGAAGCATCAATGATGAGTTCTTCGGGTCATTTATTAAGCTTTTTTGGGACTGATACAATTCCTGCAATAGATTTCTTGGAAAATTATTATTTAGCAAATTCCGATGAAGAAATTATAGGAGGTTCTGTGCCTGCAACAGAGCATTCAGTAATGTGTATGGGTACCAATGCTGATGAACAAGGAACCTTTAAGAGATTGATAACGGAAGTTTATCCTACGGGAGTCGTATCAATTGTATCAGATACTTGGGATCTATGGAAGGTATTAACAGAATATCTACCAAATTTGAAAAAGGAAGTATTAGCTAGAGATGGAAAAGTTGTAATAAGACCCGATAGTGGTGATCCTGTAGATATTTTATGTGGAAATCCCGACGGCGATAGTGAGGAGGTTCGAAAAGGAGTTGTGGAATTACTTTGGGATACTTTTGGAGGGCACATTAATAAAAAAGGTTTTAAAGAGCTTAACTCGCAAATTGGTGCAATTTATGGTGATAGCATTACCTTGGAAAGGGCAGAGAATATTTGTGAACGATTGAAAAATAAAGGCTTTGCATCTACCAATGTGGTTTTGGGAATTGGTTCTTTTACTTATCAATACAATACCAGAGATACTTTTGGTTTTGCAATGAAAGCTACTTATGGCGAGGTAAAAGGAGCAGCAAGAGAGATCTATAAAAACCCAATTACAGATGACGGGACAAAAACCTCAGCGAAAGGTTTACTTCATGTAAGTCAAGTTAATGGTGTGTATAAATTGGTAGATCAAGTTTCTTGGGAGGAGGAAAATAAAGGGGCTTTGAAAGAAGTTTATAGAGATGGTGAACTTTTGACAGAATGGAGTCTTAAAGGTATTCGGGAAAGATTAAAGCGAACTTATTAA
- the mgtE gene encoding magnesium transporter: MKSIENRKAFLEQIIQLIEQESNQEIRDLICELHHADIAEILDDLNFNKAKYVFTLLDEEIAANILTDLEEDVREKLLSELSSEEIARSFIDNLNTDDAADVINELEEEQKGEVLSHIEDKEHASDIADLLSYDEDTAGGIMEKEIIMARLEWSVQQCLKEIRQQAIDVEKIYTIYVVDEFNELKGILSLRILLLSADNTLVADIFNPKVISAKAKNKAEDIAQIMEKYELVALPIVDELNRLIGRVTIDDAVEVLREEAEKDYQMAAGLADDIESDDSIKDITKARLPWLLIGLIGGLLGAEVMEYFGIEKHIELAFFAPLIAAMGGNVGVQSAAIIVQGLAGNNLGRQTTAQRMFKETIIALINGVVLAILAYFASYFIIGDWQFSKVLALALVAVIIFAALFGTLVPLTLNKFKIDPALATGPFITTANDIFGLCIYFLLAKMMLGGV, from the coding sequence ATGAAGTCTATAGAAAACAGAAAGGCTTTTCTGGAGCAAATAATTCAGCTGATAGAACAAGAAAGCAATCAAGAGATAAGGGATCTTATTTGCGAGTTGCACCATGCTGATATTGCCGAAATTTTAGATGATCTAAATTTTAATAAAGCCAAATATGTTTTCACTTTACTAGATGAAGAGATTGCTGCAAATATTCTTACAGACCTTGAGGAAGATGTAAGAGAAAAACTATTGAGCGAACTCAGTTCTGAGGAAATTGCCCGAAGTTTTATAGACAACCTAAACACCGATGACGCTGCCGATGTAATCAACGAGCTGGAAGAAGAACAAAAAGGTGAGGTTCTTTCTCATATTGAAGACAAAGAGCATGCAAGTGATATTGCAGATCTTCTTTCTTATGATGAAGATACAGCAGGTGGAATCATGGAAAAAGAGATCATTATGGCCCGGCTAGAATGGTCTGTTCAACAGTGTCTCAAAGAAATACGCCAGCAAGCTATTGATGTTGAAAAAATTTACACCATCTACGTAGTAGATGAATTCAATGAACTCAAAGGAATTCTTTCTTTAAGAATCCTTCTTCTCTCTGCTGACAATACTCTTGTTGCCGATATTTTTAATCCAAAAGTAATATCGGCGAAAGCCAAAAATAAGGCAGAAGACATTGCTCAAATCATGGAAAAATACGAATTGGTAGCCTTACCAATTGTAGATGAACTCAACCGTCTGATAGGGAGAGTAACCATAGATGATGCCGTAGAAGTACTAAGAGAAGAAGCTGAAAAGGATTATCAAATGGCGGCAGGTTTGGCAGATGATATTGAGTCTGATGACAGTATAAAAGATATCACAAAAGCACGCTTACCTTGGCTTCTTATAGGTCTTATTGGAGGATTATTAGGTGCTGAAGTAATGGAATATTTTGGGATCGAAAAACATATTGAATTAGCTTTCTTTGCCCCTCTTATAGCTGCTATGGGAGGAAATGTAGGCGTTCAATCGGCTGCAATTATCGTTCAAGGATTGGCTGGAAATAATCTGGGAAGACAAACTACTGCCCAAAGAATGTTTAAAGAAACTATTATTGCATTAATTAACGGAGTGGTATTAGCCATATTAGCTTATTTTGCTTCTTATTTTATCATCGGAGACTGGCAATTCTCTAAGGTATTAGCCTTGGCATTGGTAGCGGTAATAATTTTTGCAGCACTTTTCGGGACATTAGTTCCGCTTACGCTTAATAAATTTAAAATTGACCCAGCACTTGCTACTGGGCCTTTTATAACTACCGCCAATGATATTTTTGGATTGTGTATCTATTTTCTTTTGGCAAAAATGATGTTGGGTGGGGTTTAA